A window of Sphingobium herbicidovorans contains these coding sequences:
- a CDS encoding ThuA domain-containing protein, with translation MFPIIKKIAMWTLLGAAGFVAVSLALNWDLIQRVYLGGKHVYETVPPPLPAQIKRPAVLIFSKTNAFRHEEAIPAANLLFARFASDNGWSSFQTENGAVFRPDILSRFDTVLFNNVSGDVFTPEQQAAFKTFVEKGGGFLAIHASGDSSHKGWSWYTNEVIGTNFIGHPLSPQFQKATVIVEDRTHPATRGLPADWSRTDEWYSFDKPPRKPGYHILAALDERSYKPEGIFGMDLHMGSDHPIVWWHCVGKGRALYSGLGHTAQSYAEPAHQAMLLGALKWTLKLEGPRCDSCKRCRGPTLRT, from the coding sequence ATGTTTCCCATTATCAAAAAGATTGCGATGTGGACGCTGCTGGGCGCGGCTGGCTTTGTAGCGGTATCGCTGGCGTTGAATTGGGACCTGATTCAACGCGTGTATCTGGGCGGCAAGCATGTGTATGAGACAGTTCCGCCACCGTTACCCGCGCAGATCAAGCGTCCGGCGGTATTGATATTTTCCAAGACGAACGCTTTCCGGCATGAGGAGGCGATCCCGGCCGCCAACCTGCTGTTCGCTCGCTTTGCAAGCGACAATGGCTGGAGTTCTTTCCAGACCGAGAACGGCGCGGTGTTTCGCCCTGATATTCTGTCGCGATTTGATACTGTGCTGTTCAACAATGTGAGCGGCGACGTTTTTACGCCGGAACAGCAGGCGGCGTTCAAGACCTTTGTCGAGAAGGGCGGCGGCTTCCTGGCCATTCATGCCAGCGGCGACAGCTCGCATAAGGGCTGGTCCTGGTACACAAATGAGGTGATTGGGACAAACTTCATCGGCCACCCTCTCTCCCCCCAATTTCAGAAAGCAACGGTGATCGTCGAGGATCGCACCCATCCGGCTACCCGCGGATTGCCGGCCGACTGGTCACGCACGGACGAATGGTATTCCTTTGACAAGCCGCCCCGCAAACCCGGTTATCACATCCTCGCGGCTCTGGATGAACGAAGCTACAAACCGGAAGGCATTTTCGGCATGGACCTGCACATGGGCAGCGATCATCCAATCGTCTGGTGGCACTGTGTCGGCAAAGGCAGGGCTCTTTATTCGGGGCTCGGCCATACGGCGCAATCCTATGCCGAACCGGCACATCAGGCCATGCTGTTGGGGGCGCTGAAATGGACCCTGAAGCTCGAGGGGCCTCGCTGCGACAGCTGTAAGCGGTGCCGCGGCCCCACCTTGCGGACGTAA
- a CDS encoding potassium transporter Kup, with protein sequence MAGNDVRTSSGAPGEHGSLPSLAFGALGVVFGDIGTSPLYALKESFVGHHPLAVDPVHIYGVLSLIFWTMTLVVTVKYVFIIMRADNHGEGGSMALLALIGRRMGETRWTPAVAVLGVLATALFYGDAIITPAISVLSAVEGLTVVQAGLTPLVLPIAIVILIALFVIQSFGTARVGALFGPVMAVYFLVLAILGIANIIRHPEIILIVNPWWALHFFEIDPKLAFLALGSVVLAVTGAEALYADMGHFGRRAISIAWLYAALPCLMLNYLGQGALLLDQPEAAQNPFFLLAPEWARLPLVILATLATVIASQAVISGAFSVTRQAVQLGFLPRLRILHTSASAAGQVYMPLINWTLLALVMLLVLGFGSSSNLAAAYGIAVTGTMLITTCMMGVLTFSVWRWNPFLAGAVTGLFLVIDGAYFLSNATKIPDGGWFPLLVAAVCFLVLTTWATGRRIMRNYLREDAMDLELFIKSAGASLKRVPGTAIFLSSTTEGVPPALLHNVKHNRILHERNIILTVRTEDVPHLPFDGRTSAEDHGAGFYRLILRHGFMENVDVPAAMKAVHDCGGPIGVADTSYFLSRETLVPSSRPGMAIWRERLFAWMVRNAESPMAFFKLPTNRVVELGSQLEI encoded by the coding sequence ATGGCTGGCAATGACGTGAGGACGAGCAGTGGCGCCCCTGGTGAGCATGGCTCGTTACCTTCGCTGGCTTTTGGCGCCCTGGGGGTTGTGTTCGGCGACATCGGTACATCCCCGCTCTATGCGCTGAAGGAAAGTTTCGTCGGCCATCATCCGCTGGCCGTTGATCCCGTGCACATCTACGGTGTTCTGTCGCTGATCTTCTGGACCATGACGCTGGTCGTGACGGTCAAATATGTGTTCATCATCATGCGCGCCGACAATCATGGTGAAGGCGGCAGCATGGCGTTGCTGGCGCTGATCGGACGCAGGATGGGAGAGACGCGCTGGACGCCAGCTGTCGCAGTGCTGGGCGTGCTGGCTACGGCATTGTTCTACGGCGATGCCATCATCACGCCCGCAATCTCCGTGCTGTCTGCGGTAGAGGGACTGACGGTCGTGCAGGCCGGGCTGACTCCTCTGGTCCTGCCCATCGCGATCGTGATCCTGATTGCGCTCTTTGTGATCCAGAGCTTCGGCACGGCAAGGGTCGGCGCGCTGTTCGGCCCCGTCATGGCGGTTTACTTCCTGGTGCTCGCGATATTGGGTATAGCCAATATTATCCGGCATCCAGAGATCATCCTGATCGTCAATCCGTGGTGGGCGCTGCATTTCTTCGAGATCGATCCCAAACTAGCCTTCCTGGCGCTTGGCTCGGTGGTGCTGGCGGTGACGGGAGCTGAGGCGCTTTATGCCGACATGGGGCATTTCGGGCGCCGGGCGATCAGCATTGCCTGGCTATATGCGGCGCTACCCTGTCTGATGCTGAATTATCTGGGGCAGGGCGCGCTGCTGCTGGATCAACCGGAGGCTGCGCAAAATCCCTTCTTCCTGCTGGCCCCTGAATGGGCGCGGCTGCCGCTGGTGATACTGGCTACGCTGGCGACAGTGATTGCCAGCCAGGCAGTGATTTCGGGCGCCTTTTCCGTGACGCGTCAGGCTGTGCAGCTGGGCTTCCTGCCGCGCCTGCGCATCCTGCACACAAGTGCGTCGGCCGCCGGGCAAGTCTATATGCCTCTGATCAATTGGACGTTGCTGGCTCTCGTCATGCTGCTCGTGCTAGGCTTTGGCAGTTCCAGCAACCTGGCAGCTGCCTATGGCATCGCGGTCACTGGCACGATGCTGATTACTACCTGTATGATGGGGGTGCTGACCTTTAGCGTGTGGCGCTGGAACCCATTTCTGGCGGGTGCTGTAACCGGCCTGTTCCTTGTGATCGATGGCGCCTATTTCCTGTCCAACGCCACCAAGATTCCCGATGGCGGCTGGTTCCCGCTGCTGGTCGCGGCGGTATGCTTCCTGGTTCTGACAACCTGGGCGACGGGAAGGCGGATCATGCGCAACTATCTGCGCGAGGACGCGATGGATCTGGAGTTGTTCATCAAATCGGCAGGCGCTTCGCTTAAGCGAGTGCCGGGCACGGCCATTTTCCTGTCATCGACGACGGAGGGCGTCCCTCCTGCCTTGCTCCACAATGTGAAGCACAACCGCATCCTGCACGAACGCAATATCATCTTGACCGTGCGGACCGAAGATGTGCCGCATCTGCCGTTCGATGGAAGAACGAGCGCGGAAGATCATGGAGCCGGTTTTTATCGCCTGATACTGCGTCATGGTTTCATGGAGAATGTAGATGTCCCGGCCGCCATGAAAGCGGTCCATGATTGTGGCGGGCCAATCGGTGTTGCCGACACCAGCTATTTTCTCAGCCGTGAGACGCTCGTCCCGTCTTCACGGCCCGGGATGGCGATCTGGCGCGAGCGGCTTTTTGCCTGGATGGTGCGAAATGCGGAAAGCCCAATGGCCTTCTTCAAGCTGCCGACGAACCGGGTGGTCGAGCTGGGCTCGCAACTGGAAATCTGA
- a CDS encoding NAD(P)/FAD-dependent oxidoreductase, translating to MSHYDVLIVGAGHAGAQAAIALRQLGFEGSVAMIGDEKDPPYERPPLSKEYFAGEKSFERILIRPASFWDDRKIDMLLGRRVKAIDPVAKTVTAGGEQIGYDKLIWCTGGSPRMLTCNGADAENVHAVRRRDDVDAMMAKLDRINHVTVIGGGYIGLEAAAVLSKFGKKVVLLEALDRVLARVAGEELSRFYEAEHRAHGVDLRTGAKMDCIEVTDGKATAVLMQNGERIETDMVIVGIGIIPETGPLIAAGAAGGNGVDVDEYCRTSLPDIYAVGDCASHANRFARGAQIRLESVQNANDQAKTAVQHIMGKEDAYDAVPWFWSNQYDLKLQTVGLSIGHDHTILRGDPATRSFSVLYMKAGKLIALDCVNAVKDYVQGRAHVISGALLDQAQLADASVPLKEVGLA from the coding sequence ATGAGCCATTATGACGTTCTGATCGTTGGCGCGGGGCATGCGGGTGCACAGGCTGCCATTGCGCTTCGTCAACTGGGCTTTGAAGGTTCGGTCGCCATGATCGGCGACGAAAAGGACCCACCCTATGAGCGGCCGCCATTGTCCAAGGAATATTTTGCGGGCGAAAAGAGCTTCGAACGCATCCTGATCCGCCCAGCCAGCTTTTGGGACGATCGCAAGATCGACATGCTGCTCGGCCGCCGGGTCAAGGCCATCGATCCTGTAGCCAAGACCGTCACGGCCGGCGGCGAACAAATTGGCTATGACAAGCTCATCTGGTGCACCGGCGGCAGCCCTCGGATGCTGACCTGCAATGGTGCGGACGCTGAAAATGTCCACGCCGTGCGCCGGCGCGACGATGTCGATGCGATGATGGCGAAGCTTGACCGGATCAATCATGTCACCGTGATCGGCGGGGGCTATATTGGACTGGAAGCAGCCGCCGTCCTCAGTAAATTTGGCAAGAAGGTCGTGCTGCTTGAGGCGCTGGACCGTGTTCTCGCGCGCGTCGCGGGGGAAGAACTGTCCCGCTTCTACGAGGCCGAGCACCGCGCCCATGGCGTCGATCTGCGTACTGGCGCGAAGATGGACTGCATCGAGGTTACGGACGGCAAGGCTACGGCCGTGTTGATGCAGAATGGCGAGCGGATCGAAACCGACATGGTTATCGTGGGCATCGGCATCATCCCCGAAACCGGTCCGCTGATCGCGGCAGGCGCCGCAGGTGGCAACGGCGTCGATGTCGATGAATATTGCCGCACCAGCCTGCCCGACATCTATGCTGTCGGCGATTGCGCATCCCATGCCAACCGTTTCGCCCGCGGAGCGCAGATCCGGCTCGAATCGGTCCAGAACGCCAATGATCAGGCGAAAACGGCGGTACAGCATATTATGGGCAAGGAAGACGCCTATGACGCCGTGCCGTGGTTCTGGTCGAACCAATATGATCTGAAGCTGCAGACGGTCGGACTGTCGATCGGCCATGACCACACCATTCTGCGCGGCGACCCCGCAACGCGCAGCTTCTCGGTCCTCTACATGAAGGCGGGCAAGCTGATCGCCCTTGATTGCGTCAATGCGGTCAAGGATTATGTCCAAGGCCGCGCCCATGTGATCTCGGGGGCGCTGCTGGACCAGGCACAGCTCGCCGACGCCTCCGTGCCGCTCAAGGAAGTAGGCCTCGCCTGA
- a CDS encoding head GIN domain-containing protein, protein MSRRQGICLWSLALFALLSSGPAIAATHGYTITSFDAIRVDAPVEVIITTGAGASARAEGDQSLLDRLKVEVSGRLLTVRMDRPRPGERSGGRATVRLSTGSLARLVLTGGGSVSVNRMKGLRGDIILGGNGDVSVAAVDVDQLNLGLSGAGRATLAGRAATASLRLNGPGAVEAESLRVRQATVSNDGPGNIALTAEVTAKISASGSGDVTIVGKAACQVDNRGTGRISCGGESY, encoded by the coding sequence ATGTCGAGGCGACAGGGAATATGCCTATGGTCGCTCGCACTCTTTGCCCTGTTGTCATCTGGTCCTGCGATTGCGGCGACGCATGGCTATACGATCACGAGCTTCGATGCGATCCGGGTCGATGCTCCCGTCGAAGTGATCATCACCACGGGCGCAGGCGCGTCCGCGCGAGCGGAGGGCGATCAATCACTGCTCGACCGTCTGAAGGTGGAGGTGTCCGGACGCCTGCTGACCGTTCGCATGGATCGTCCCCGGCCGGGTGAAAGATCAGGCGGTCGGGCCACGGTGCGGCTGTCCACCGGTTCGCTGGCAAGGCTGGTGCTGACCGGCGGCGGCAGCGTTTCCGTTAACCGGATGAAGGGGTTGCGCGGCGACATCATATTGGGCGGCAACGGCGACGTCAGTGTTGCTGCGGTCGATGTCGATCAACTGAATCTTGGTCTTTCGGGTGCAGGCCGGGCTACGCTGGCAGGCAGGGCGGCGACGGCATCGCTGCGGTTGAACGGCCCGGGAGCGGTCGAGGCCGAGAGCCTGCGTGTCCGGCAAGCAACGGTCAGTAATGATGGCCCGGGCAACATCGCACTGACTGCGGAGGTGACAGCGAAAATATCGGCCTCCGGCTCGGGCGACGTGACGATAGTGGGTAAGGCCGCCTGCCAGGTGGATAATCGCGGCACCGGCCGGATATCCTGCGGCGGTGAAAGCTATTAG
- a CDS encoding ammonium transporter → MFARCLLIFLFLAAPQTANAQVAVADSGDTGWMIICALLILFAALPGLLLRHAGLVNVRSALSAAMQGIAVAAGASLVWAIAGYSLSYAPGSAWLGGGANLFLANLGSLREGLTVPESAFVLFQMALALLAACLLPGAVAERARFGWMAGLAPLWLLIVYAPVVHAVWGGGWLAEFGVMDFAGSLVIHTSAGFSALALSVILGRRRTPGTASHAPLLSLAGGALVWIGWAGMVGGWALGATDSAATAILNMHFAACAGALTWMLIDRIATGYVSATGAVSGAVVALVAISASAPLIGTGGAMLIGLISALLCRTGKAMLANRIDDPADVFLLHGIGGVIGTLLLPLFVQPLLGGVGYAANISISTAMLSQLSGIAIVALWSMAGTAIAALLLSVMLPMRISAQQAASGLDQLDHGQQGWDFR, encoded by the coding sequence ATGTTCGCTCGTTGCCTGCTTATCTTCCTGTTCCTGGCCGCGCCTCAGACGGCGAATGCACAGGTCGCGGTGGCCGACAGCGGCGACACCGGCTGGATGATCATATGCGCGCTGCTGATCCTGTTTGCCGCTCTACCGGGCCTGCTGCTGCGCCATGCGGGGCTGGTGAATGTGCGGAGCGCCCTTTCCGCGGCCATGCAGGGCATTGCGGTTGCGGCGGGGGCATCGCTTGTGTGGGCTATCGCGGGATACAGCCTGTCCTACGCGCCGGGCAGCGCCTGGCTCGGCGGCGGCGCTAACCTGTTCCTCGCCAATCTGGGTTCGCTGCGTGAAGGGCTGACCGTCCCCGAATCCGCCTTCGTCCTGTTCCAGATGGCTCTTGCCCTGTTAGCCGCCTGCCTTCTTCCGGGCGCGGTGGCGGAGCGCGCACGCTTCGGCTGGATGGCGGGGCTTGCGCCACTATGGCTGCTGATCGTCTACGCCCCGGTGGTCCACGCGGTCTGGGGCGGAGGTTGGCTCGCAGAATTCGGCGTCATGGACTTCGCGGGCAGTCTCGTCATTCACACGAGCGCCGGGTTTTCCGCGCTGGCTTTATCCGTGATACTCGGCAGACGCCGGACGCCGGGTACCGCCAGCCATGCTCCGCTGCTCAGCCTTGCGGGTGGCGCACTGGTCTGGATCGGCTGGGCGGGCATGGTCGGCGGGTGGGCGCTAGGCGCGACTGATTCCGCCGCCACCGCCATCCTCAATATGCATTTTGCCGCCTGCGCCGGGGCGCTGACCTGGATGCTCATCGATCGCATCGCCACAGGCTATGTGAGCGCCACAGGCGCAGTTTCTGGCGCTGTCGTAGCTCTTGTCGCCATATCTGCTTCGGCCCCGCTCATCGGCACTGGTGGCGCAATGCTGATCGGCTTGATCTCCGCCCTTCTGTGCCGGACAGGCAAGGCCATGCTCGCAAACCGCATCGATGACCCGGCAGACGTCTTCCTCCTTCACGGCATCGGCGGCGTGATCGGCACGCTTCTGCTGCCGCTATTCGTCCAGCCCCTTCTTGGCGGCGTCGGGTATGCAGCGAACATCAGCATTTCCACCGCCATGCTGAGCCAGCTTTCAGGCATCGCCATCGTCGCTCTGTGGTCGATGGCTGGGACGGCGATCGCAGCACTTCTCCTCTCCGTCATGCTCCCGATGCGTATCAGCGCACAGCAGGCTGCGAGCGGCCTTGATCAGCTGGATCACGGGCAGCAGGGCTGGGACTTCCGCTAA
- a CDS encoding glycosyltransferase gives MGIAVGIFAHQEERRIGLCLSSLPLDRPDTIYHVLVNGSTDATAALARSAAGGRSNVLVHDIAAGGKSRTWNHFVHDLLVGNDQAVIFLDGDAEIAPGSIDSLVRALDKKDVNAASAMPLNGRQASRYRAKLREEGGLFGDLYALSGGFVNRIRTRGLRLPEDLIGDDGLVAAWAHTDLSTDDAWERERISVCEDAGFFCEPVRLASPLTWKMQYRRMINYSVRFFQNRIVSDIMGRDGPTGLPREIRTLYPTWLPRFAPRPGPTGLFDRKALARMRQAI, from the coding sequence ATGGGGATTGCCGTCGGCATCTTCGCGCATCAGGAAGAAAGGCGCATCGGCCTTTGCCTTTCCTCGCTGCCCCTGGATCGCCCGGACACAATCTATCATGTGCTCGTGAACGGATCGACCGACGCCACCGCAGCCCTGGCGCGCAGCGCCGCTGGTGGAAGATCCAATGTGCTGGTCCATGATATCGCAGCAGGCGGCAAATCGCGGACCTGGAACCACTTCGTCCACGATCTGCTGGTCGGAAACGATCAGGCTGTCATCTTCCTTGATGGCGACGCAGAAATCGCGCCGGGTTCGATCGACAGCTTGGTACGGGCCCTTGACAAAAAAGACGTAAATGCAGCTTCTGCCATGCCTCTCAATGGTCGCCAGGCGTCCCGATACCGCGCCAAGCTGCGTGAGGAAGGCGGCCTGTTTGGCGATCTATATGCACTGTCAGGCGGCTTCGTGAACCGTATCCGTACACGCGGATTACGGCTTCCCGAAGACCTGATCGGCGATGATGGACTTGTCGCAGCCTGGGCACATACTGATCTATCGACCGATGATGCATGGGAGCGCGAACGTATTTCCGTCTGCGAGGATGCCGGTTTCTTCTGTGAGCCGGTCCGGCTCGCCAGCCCCCTGACATGGAAAATGCAATATCGCCGCATGATCAATTATTCGGTCCGCTTTTTCCAGAACCGGATTGTGTCGGACATCATGGGACGGGACGGGCCAACCGGCCTGCCTCGCGAGATTCGCACCCTCTACCCCACATGGCTTCCGCGTTTTGCGCCCCGTCCCGGTCCCACAGGCTTGTTCGATCGAAAGGCGCTCGCACGGATGCGGCAGGCGATCTAG
- a CDS encoding MFS transporter — translation MTAATTTPSSTSLERDARLVTARDHKVAPGEIAIGVIIGRTSEFFDFFVYAIASCIVFPAHVFPYLTPLAGTLWSFAIFALAFITRPIGSFIFMAVDRAYGRGVKLTIALFLLGGSTAFIAFLPGYETIGIWSAVLLAVFRAGQGIALGGTWDGLASLLSLNAPQNKRGWYAMMPQLGAPIALVVASGLFAFFLSVLSRGDFLDWGWRYPFFVAFAINVVALFARLRIVVTHEFERLFETRELQPSPVLETVRSEGRNIVIGAFAPLASFALFHMVSVFPLSWIALYTQQPLERFLVIEAIGASVGILAIVVSGFVADMVGRRKLLAWSALGIGIFSIAAPLLLNGGELAEIAFMILGFMLLGLSFGQSSGVVASNFSTATRYTGSALTSDLAWLVGAGFAPLVALALSVTFGLAASGVYLLSGAIVTGLALFINKELAGKDR, via the coding sequence ATGACCGCCGCGACCACCACTCCATCTTCCACGTCGCTGGAGCGCGACGCGCGTCTTGTAACCGCGCGGGATCACAAGGTTGCCCCCGGAGAGATCGCCATTGGCGTGATCATCGGGCGCACGTCGGAATTTTTTGACTTCTTCGTTTACGCAATCGCTTCCTGCATCGTGTTTCCGGCGCATGTATTCCCTTATCTGACGCCGCTGGCGGGCACCCTCTGGTCCTTCGCCATCTTTGCCCTGGCCTTCATCACGCGGCCGATTGGCTCCTTCATCTTCATGGCGGTGGATCGCGCCTATGGGAGGGGCGTGAAGCTGACTATCGCGCTGTTCCTGCTCGGCGGATCGACTGCCTTCATTGCGTTCCTGCCAGGATATGAGACCATCGGCATCTGGTCTGCCGTTCTGCTGGCCGTGTTTCGGGCGGGGCAGGGGATCGCTTTGGGTGGGACCTGGGACGGCCTCGCGTCACTGTTGTCGCTCAATGCGCCGCAGAACAAGCGCGGCTGGTATGCAATGATGCCGCAGCTTGGGGCGCCAATAGCGTTGGTCGTGGCGAGCGGCCTGTTCGCTTTCTTCCTGTCAGTGCTCTCTCGGGGGGACTTCCTCGATTGGGGGTGGCGCTATCCCTTCTTCGTGGCGTTCGCGATCAACGTCGTGGCGCTGTTCGCCCGGTTGCGGATCGTGGTGACTCATGAGTTCGAACGGCTGTTTGAAACGCGTGAGCTGCAGCCGTCGCCGGTGCTGGAAACGGTGCGGAGCGAGGGGCGCAACATCGTCATCGGTGCGTTCGCCCCGCTGGCCAGCTTCGCGCTATTCCACATGGTGTCTGTGTTTCCGCTGTCGTGGATTGCGCTTTACACGCAGCAGCCGTTGGAGCGGTTCCTGGTGATCGAGGCGATTGGAGCCAGCGTTGGCATTCTGGCGATCGTCGTTTCGGGGTTCGTGGCGGACATGGTGGGACGTCGCAAGCTGCTGGCCTGGTCGGCGCTTGGTATCGGGATATTCAGCATCGCTGCGCCGCTGCTGCTGAACGGCGGGGAACTGGCCGAGATCGCGTTCATGATTCTGGGCTTCATGCTTCTGGGGCTCAGCTTTGGGCAGTCGTCGGGCGTGGTGGCGTCCAATTTCTCGACCGCCACCCGCTATACGGGTTCGGCCCTGACGTCGGATCTGGCCTGGCTCGTGGGGGCTGGCTTTGCGCCGCTGGTGGCGCTGGCGCTGTCAGTGACCTTCGGCTTGGCGGCGTCCGGCGTATACTTGCTCTCGGGTGCGATCGTCACTGGCCTTGCGCTGTTCATCAACAAGGAGCTGGCAGGTAAGGACCGCTAG
- the cyoA gene encoding ubiquinol oxidase subunit II, with product MTARLVPVPAAFLRRLAPLLLLPLGACDWVVMSPSGDVAMQQRDLIVISTLLMLLIILPVMAMTIWFAWRYREKAQAKDYDPDWDHSTSLELLIWSAPLLIIIALGAITWTSTHLLDPYRPIERLDADRKVEPSAKRLQVEVVALDWKWLFIYPELGIATVNELAAPVDQPIEFKITSSTLMNSFFVPALAGQIYAMPGMQTVLHAVANKPGDFEGFSANYSGAGFSNMRFRFRAMDQAGFDRWVAQVRASNARLDRAAYVKLEQPSEKVPPMYFAGVEPKLFHAALNMCAQPGKRCMDEVMMTDMMGGAGKESARDTRGLRHDGTIDVGGYHPVEPGKKGEIAQPAGMTPAAERTPAAQGNEAPGQKDTDHSGHHGHEGM from the coding sequence ATGACCGCACGCCTCGTTCCCGTACCAGCTGCGTTTTTGCGCCGACTCGCGCCCTTGTTGCTGCTTCCGCTGGGAGCGTGCGACTGGGTGGTCATGTCGCCCTCCGGCGATGTCGCGATGCAGCAACGCGACCTGATCGTGATTTCCACGCTGCTTATGCTGCTCATCATCCTGCCGGTCATGGCCATGACCATATGGTTCGCATGGCGCTACCGGGAAAAGGCGCAGGCAAAGGACTATGATCCCGACTGGGATCACTCGACCAGCCTTGAACTGCTGATCTGGTCGGCCCCGCTGCTGATCATCATCGCACTGGGCGCGATCACCTGGACCAGTACCCACCTGCTCGACCCTTACCGCCCGATCGAGCGTCTGGACGCCGATCGCAAAGTCGAACCGTCGGCAAAGCGATTGCAGGTCGAAGTCGTGGCGCTCGACTGGAAATGGCTGTTCATCTACCCGGAACTGGGGATCGCAACCGTCAACGAACTGGCCGCCCCGGTCGACCAGCCGATCGAATTCAAGATCACCTCATCAACCCTGATGAACAGCTTCTTCGTCCCCGCGCTCGCAGGGCAGATCTATGCCATGCCGGGCATGCAGACGGTGCTGCACGCCGTCGCCAACAAGCCCGGCGATTTCGAAGGCTTCTCCGCCAACTATTCGGGCGCTGGCTTTTCCAACATGCGCTTCAGGTTCAGGGCGATGGATCAGGCCGGGTTCGACCGCTGGGTCGCCCAGGTCAGGGCAAGCAACGCAAGGCTGGATCGCGCCGCTTATGTAAAGCTGGAGCAGCCCAGCGAAAAAGTGCCCCCGATGTATTTCGCCGGCGTCGAGCCCAAGCTGTTTCACGCCGCGCTCAACATGTGCGCCCAGCCGGGCAAGCGCTGCATGGACGAAGTCATGATGACCGACATGATGGGCGGCGCGGGCAAGGAGTCTGCACGCGATACGCGGGGCCTGCGTCATGACGGCACAATCGACGTTGGCGGCTATCACCCTGTCGAGCCAGGCAAGAAGGGTGAGATCGCGCAACCCGCCGGCATGACCCCGGCGGCGGAAAGAACGCCAGCCGCGCAGGGCAATGAAGCCCCCGGCCAAAAAGACACCGATCACAGCGGGCATCACGGCCATGAAGGCATGTAG